Within Homo sapiens chromosome 2, GRCh38.p14 Primary Assembly, the genomic segment AGGATTCGAAGAACGTCTCGGAGGGTGGGAGCGGTGGATCCAAGGGCAcagatggagaagaggaaggtGCTGATGGGGTCGGCTGCCTTGtattgaggctgcagagaaagagaCCCCTAAGCCCAACAACCAGGGACCTTTCAGAGGAAGATCTAGGGGTATCTTGAACAAACATGACCTGAGAGGCCCCTCAAAACCCTGAAGAGGGGACAGGGAACATGACTCATGTCTGGGAGagtcctgggaggtgggagggaggagctggagggaggaggaaggaagcttTGGGACCTGGGAAGGAGTGGGCTGGGATGTGGTTGTGGggaggaaggctggggcaggTCTCCAATGATGGTACCTTGAAGTAGATGAGGATGGAGGCAGCCAGTACCCCAAAGCTCTGCAGGAGGTCCCCCAGCACGTGCACAAATGCCGCCCGGACGCTGGTGTTCCCCAGGGGCAGGGGCTCTTCAGGCCCCTCCTCCAGCGGTGCATACTCTGCTCCCCTAGACCCGTGGCTGTGGGGGGGCCCAGCCTGGTGCAGCACAAAGGCCATTCTGAGGGGTAAGCAGAGCACCTCAGCCTAGGGCCCTGCTCCTGGCCTCCTATACCCCCATCTCCATGTCTCACCTCCCCAGTAGCCCTTTCCCAGCCCCTGGAAGAAAACAGCATTTTGCAAGAGAGATAAACAATGCAGCCTGGGGGAAAGAATACCAGACTTGGTGCCACACATGTGGATTCGGAAGCTGGCCCTGTTACTTAAATAGATATgtgacttgggcaagtcacctgttGGGATTGACTGCATTAATGGTAAACTAGGGGTAATGCTACCTACCTCATGGGGTGGCTGTGAGGTTTAAATGCAATCATGTTGATGAAAGCCCTCATCAGAGTGGCTGGCCCATGGCAGGCCCTTGACAGAGATCTGCTGACTGAATTTTAGGTCTCTATCCCAGACCCTTCTCAGGCACACGCAGGGCAGCCCATGGAGAgctgtgtgtgcgtgtctgtgtgtctggtggggaggagagagccAGCTCTCCCATCCTGGAGGAAGACCCCTCGCCCTGGGCCCCACAAGGTGCCTGCTCCATACTGGGACGTACAACAGGTTGGCACAGACTGCGATGCTGGCGGTCAGCAGCATGGCACCCCCCTCGATGTGGTAGTCGCTGTGCAGCAGGCGGACGAAGGCCAGGTACAGGAGGATGCCAGTGACCATCCAGAGGGAGACCACAGAGGCCAAAGCCCCCAGAGTCTCTGCGGGTGGGGGGGGAGACAAGCTGTCAGAGACCTGCTTGGGACCCTGACGGGTGCCCTCTGGCAAGATTGGAGAGTCACTGGGCCATGCAGGGGCCTTACCTGAACGGTGCCAGCCAAAGGTCATGGTGCGGGTGGCTGGACGGGTGGAGAGCCAGAGGGAGAAGAGGCTGCCCATCATGCTGCCCACATCCGCCAGCAAGTGGGCTGCATCGgtcatgatggccaggctgtGTGCCAGATACCCGCCTGCCAGGGTGAAATGATGGAGTCTGCTTCCATTTAGAAAATATCATGTAGTGTGTATAGGCATGGAAAATAAATTGGGGGATATACACCAAAAATGTGATTTGGGGTTTTCTCAGgtgatgggactacaggtataatTAACTActgttatgttatttttttcattcatctgtattttattttctacaatgatttattttaataacaagaAAATAGGGTTTTTAAAAGAAGTCAGCCCTGACCTACTGGCCCCGGACCTCGGCTGGAATTCCCTTTGTTGCTGTCCCTTATCCCTCCTACTTCCTGAGTCCTGGGCACCCAGCTCCCCTATCCCAGCCATCCCCATCTCTGCATCTGCACCCAGGAACATTCCTGGGACTCTGGGTGGAGAGTGGCTTGGGCAGGTATTTGGAGAATGGGGTTTAAGGGCTGCTCCCCAACTTACCGaccacctccccagccatgaagaCAAAGCAAACGGCACAGGCAGCATATAGCTGCCTCCGTGCATGCAGCCTCTCAGGGGTAAGGCCCGGCGGCGGAAGGGGGTCCCTGTGGCAGTGGTGGAAGGGCATCTCCACAGGTTTGGACTCCTCAGGGAGGGGCTCTGAGGGCTCtgtgaagagactgaggcaagcaACATGGTTCaacctgggcctggcccacaggcTGGCCTGCTCACTCCACGTCCTTAGTCCCCAGTGCTGGCCTCATCAGACCATCTCCTTCCCCAGGCCTGGTCGTATCTGGGAGCTGCATCGGCAGAGGGCCACATGAGAGACCGGGGCTAAATGAACAGGTCAGAGCCCAGCCTCCCTTTTCCTTCCATACACAGAGCCATAGAATTTCACAGCTGGAAAGCACCTTACAGACGGTCTAGTCTaacttttttaagagatggggttggccgggagtggtggctcacacctgtaatcccagcactttgggaggccaaggcaggcagatcacaaggtcaggagatcgagaccatcctggccaacatggtgaaaccccatctctactaaaaatgcaaaaattagctgggtgtggtggcacgtgcctgtaatcccagctacttgggaggctgaggcaggataatcacttgaaccagggagttggaggttgcagtgagccgagatcgtgccactgcactccagcctggcaacagagtgagagactgtctcaaaaaaaaaaaaaagagatggggtcttgctctgttgcccaggctggagtgcagtggtgtgatcagagctcactgcacacttgagttcctggcctcaagcgatcctcctacctcagcctactgagttgctgggattataggtgtgagccaccgcacccggctctcatctaacattttattaaataaattagaggCATGAGGCTCACAGAGTTGGGGGACACATGGAGGCCAACCCAGTTAGTTGCTAGAGCTGAGACTAGACCCCAACCAATTTCTTATGCTAGGCACCCCAAA encodes:
- the SLC30A3 gene encoding probable proton-coupled zinc antiporter SLC30A3 isoform c (isoform c is encoded by transcript variant 4) translates to MAQLTPGNTMGLLTVADESLFTEPSEPLPEESKPVEMPFHHCHRDPLPPPGLTPERLHARRQLYAACAVCFVFMAGEVVGGYLAHSLAIMTDAAHLLADVGSMMGSLFSLWLSTRPATRTMTFGWHRSETLGALASVVSLWMVTGILLYLAFVRLLHSDYHIEGGAMLLTASIAVCANLLMAFVLHQAGPPHSHGSRGAEYAPLEEGPEEPLPLGNTSVRAAFVHVLGDLLQSFGVLAASILIYFKPQYKAADPISTFLFSICALGSTAPTLRDVLRILMEGTPRNVGFEPVRDTLLSVPGVRATHELHLWALTLTYHVASAHLAIDSTADPEAVLAEASSRLYSRFGFSSCTLQVEQYQPEMAQCLRCQEPPQA
- the SLC30A3 gene encoding putative proton-coupled zinc antiporter SLC30A3 isoform X2 — translated: MRVAAGARGENIEHLKLRLEARPPTLLLFTEPSEPLPEESKPVEMPFHHCHRDPLPPPGLTPERLHARRQLYAACAVCFVFMAGEVVGGYLAHSLAIMTDAAHLLADVGSMMGSLFSLWLSTRPATRTMTFGWHRSEWPLCCTRLGPPTATGLGEQSMHRWRRGLKSPCPWGTPASGRHLCTCWGTSCRALGYWLPPSSSTSSLNTRQPTPSAPSSSPSVPLDPPLPPSETFFESSWKVPPAMWGSNLCGIRCCRCQESGQPMSCTCGPLRSLTMLPLHTWPSTPPLTLKPSWLKPHPGSTPGLDSPAAPCRSSSISRRWPSACAARNPPKPEPWPCPHPTARPRLSPRLSASAALITETGPSQVHTPSSLPPTTCQFPQPQPQPQPQWARPKCGGEWGGSQGNRCD
- the SLC30A3 gene encoding putative proton-coupled zinc antiporter SLC30A3 isoform X3: MAQLTPGNTMGLLTVADESLFTEPSEPLPEESKPVEMPFHHCHRDPLPPPGLTPERLHARRQLYAACAVCFVFMAGEVVGGYLAHSLAIMTDAAHLLADVGSMMGSLFSLWLSTRPATRTMTFGWHRSEWPLCCTRLGPPTATGLGEQSMHRWRRGLKSPCPWGTPASGRHLCTCWGTSCRALGYWLPPSSSTSSLNTRQPTPSAPSSSPSVPLDPPLPPSETFFESSWKVPPAMWGSNLCGIRCCRCQESGQPMSCTCGPLRSLTMLPLHTWPSTPPLTLKPSWLKPHPGSTPGLDSPAAPCRSSSISRRWPSACAARNPPKPEPWPCPHPTARPRLSPRLSASAALITETGPSQVHTPSSLPPTTCQFPQPQPQPQPQWARPKCGGEWGGSQGNRCD
- the SLC30A3 gene encoding probable proton-coupled zinc antiporter SLC30A3 isoform a (isoform a is encoded by transcript variant 1) — protein: MEPSPAAGGLETTRLVSPRDRGGAGGSLRLKSLFTEPSEPLPEESKPVEMPFHHCHRDPLPPPGLTPERLHARRQLYAACAVCFVFMAGEVVGGYLAHSLAIMTDAAHLLADVGSMMGSLFSLWLSTRPATRTMTFGWHRSETLGALASVVSLWMVTGILLYLAFVRLLHSDYHIEGGAMLLTASIAVCANLLMAFVLHQAGPPHSHGSRGAEYAPLEEGPEEPLPLGNTSVRAAFVHVLGDLLQSFGVLAASILIYFKPQYKAADPISTFLFSICALGSTAPTLRDVLRILMEGTPRNVGFEPVRDTLLSVPGVRATHELHLWALTLTYHVASAHLAIDSTADPEAVLAEASSRLYSRFGFSSCTLQVEQYQPEMAQCLRCQEPPQA
- the SLC30A3 gene encoding putative proton-coupled zinc antiporter SLC30A3 isoform X6, translating into MRVSSQSPQSPSLRSPNLWRCPSTTATGTPFRRRALPLRGCMHGGSYMLPVPFALSSWLGRWSTPSFHPGRRVSGTQPGHHDRCSPLAGGCGQHDGQPLLPLALHPSSHPHHDLWLAPFRMAFVLHQAGPPHSHGSRGAEYAPLEEGPEEPLPLGNTSVRAAFVHVLGDLLQSFGVLAASILIYFKPQYKAADPISTFLFSICALGSTAPTLRDVLRILMEGTPRNVGFEPVRDTLLSVPGVRATHELHLWALTLTYHVASAHLAIDSTADPEAVLAEASSRLYSRFGFSSCTLQVEQYQPEMAQCLRCQEPPQA
- the SLC30A3 gene encoding putative proton-coupled zinc antiporter SLC30A3 isoform X5, with product MRVAAGARGENIEHLKLRLEARPPTLLLFTEPSEPLPEESKPVEMPFHHCHRDPLPPPGLTPERLHARRQLYAACAVCFVFMAGEVVGGYLAHSLAIMTDAAHLLADVGSMMGSLFSLWLSTRPATRTMTFGWHRSETLGALASVVSLWMVTGILLYLAFVRLLHSDYHIEGGAMLLTASIAVCANLLMAFVLHQAGPPHSHGSRGAEYAPLEEGPEEPLPLGNTSVRAAFVHVLGDLLQSFGVLAASILIYFKPQYKAADPISTFLFSICALGSTAPTLRDVLRILMEGTPRNVGFEPVRDTLLSVPGVRATHELHLWALTLTYHVASAHLAIDSTADPEAVLAEASSRLYSRFGFSSCTLQVEQYQPEMAQCLRCQEPPQA
- the SLC30A3 gene encoding putative proton-coupled zinc antiporter SLC30A3 isoform X4; its protein translation is MHRVVVVGRSLFTEPSEPLPEESKPVEMPFHHCHRDPLPPPGLTPERLHARRQLYAACAVCFVFMAGEVVGGYLAHSLAIMTDAAHLLADVGSMMGSLFSLWLSTRPATRTMTFGWHRSEWPLCCTRLGPPTATGLGEQSMHRWRRGLKSPCPWGTPASGRHLCTCWGTSCRALGYWLPPSSSTSSLNTRQPTPSAPSSSPSVPLDPPLPPSETFFESSWKVPPAMWGSNLCGIRCCRCQESGQPMSCTCGPLRSLTMLPLHTWPSTPPLTLKPSWLKPHPGSTPGLDSPAAPCRSSSISRRWPSACAARNPPKPEPWPCPHPTARPRLSPRLSASAALITETGPSQVHTPSSLPPTTCQFPQPQPQPQPQWARPKCGGEWGGSQGNRCD
- the SLC30A3 gene encoding putative proton-coupled zinc antiporter SLC30A3 isoform X1; this translates as MEPSPAAGGLETTRLVSPRDRGGAGGSLRLKSLFTEPSEPLPEESKPVEMPFHHCHRDPLPPPGLTPERLHARRQLYAACAVCFVFMAGEVVGGYLAHSLAIMTDAAHLLADVGSMMGSLFSLWLSTRPATRTMTFGWHRSEWPLCCTRLGPPTATGLGEQSMHRWRRGLKSPCPWGTPASGRHLCTCWGTSCRALGYWLPPSSSTSSLNTRQPTPSAPSSSPSVPLDPPLPPSETFFESSWKVPPAMWGSNLCGIRCCRCQESGQPMSCTCGPLRSLTMLPLHTWPSTPPLTLKPSWLKPHPGSTPGLDSPAAPCRSSSISRRWPSACAARNPPKPEPWPCPHPTARPRLSPRLSASAALITETGPSQVHTPSSLPPTTCQFPQPQPQPQPQWARPKCGGEWGGSQGNRCD